AGGGAAGAGGCGGTGATTGAAGTATGGGCGGAGGAGCGCCCGGACGCGTGGGCAGTGTTCGTACGGGACAACGGCGTCGGCTTTGACCCCCGGTACCAGGACAAGCTCTTCGGCGTCTTCCAGCGGCTGCACCGCGCAGACGAGTTCGAGGGCACAGGCGTGGGGCTCACGACCGTGCGCCGGATCATCACCCGGCATGAGGGGCAGGTCTCAGCGTACGGGGTCCCGGGTGAGGGAGCGACGTTCGGCTTCACGCTGCCCCGCTCGCTGATACCGGACTCAGGAGCGGGGACACACCCCATCCCCTGATTAAGCACTGTGGCGTTTACGGTTGAAATGGGTGCCGCCCCCGGAAAGGATGTGAGGTCACGTGCAGCTGGAGTGTGAGCTCAGAGGAATCAGAAAGCCGGTCAGGGGATGAATGCACCTCAAGGCCGTGACGTTAAGGACGTTCACTGCCGAATTCGTGCTGTGCCGGTGGTCATGTTCGTCTCAACGACCGGCCTCAAGTTTGCCCTGTGACCTCTCCGGACGGCAGCTGGGAAGACCGCACCAGGGAGCCCGGCAGGTCAAACTCACCCATAAATTCATGAGTTGAAGACAGCCGCGTCGCTGGGCCTTACGCAGGAGCGAGCTCTGCCATCAACGCCGTCAGGACTGGGGACGGTTCGCCAAACTCTGCCGTCCAGCGCTTGGCCAGCGCACTCAGCCGCGCGCTGGCCATCTCGGGCCCGTGCACGTGTTCGAGGGCCGTGACGAGATCCGCGCAGAGCACCTCATCGAACTCGACGCGCTGCAGGGCCTCACACAGCGACAGCACCGGCACCCATTGCCCGGCGGCCTTCCAGCGGTCCAATTGGGCGCGGCAGCGGGAGAGCACCAGTTGCTGCAACTCCGTGCGCGTGAACTCCGCCCACTCGGCCGTGGCCTCCGCGAGGAACGGACCCTCATACAGGGCGATGTGTTCCAGGATGACGGCGGGGTCCTCGGTCTTCAGCGCGCCCAGCAGCACGTCCACATCCCAGGTGAGGCTCAGGTGCTCCTCAAGGTGCAGGGTGTACGTCCGGGTCGCCGGATCGAACGGGATCGTCAGCCCGGGAACCAGGCGTTGCAGCTCGGCGCGGACCTGATGGATGTAACTCTTGGAGCGCTTGTGCGGATGGTCGGCGAACAGCGCGACCTGCAGCTGCGGCAGCGTGAACTTGCGGTGGGTCAGGAAGTACGTGAGCAGCTCCGGCGTCCGGGCCATGTTCAGGCCCAGCGTCTGTCCGTTGACGAGGATGCGGGCGGCACCCATGGTCTGCAACCGGATCTGCGTCTGTCCGCCCCGGCTGAACCGGCGTTCGTCCTGCAGCAGGCAGCGGGCATCGTCCGCGCCCCGGCGTTCCAGGTGCTGGCGCACCAGCGGCAGGCTGTCGAGCTCGATCGCCAGTGAGGACGTGTTCACCGCATACCGGATCTGCAGCGCCTGTGCCAGGGCCGCCTCGGCGCGCACGTCGTCTCCCAGGGCCAGGTGCGCCTCGCACAGGCACAGCCAGCACCAGCCCTCCTCCCGGCGGCGGCCCGGGCCGGAGAACAGCCGGGCGGCCGTTTCCAGTGCCGCCGTGCCGTCCTGTCCCCGCCGGGCGGCCAGCAGGCCGCGGCGCAGCAGCACCATCGCCTCGGTCTTGGGCGCGGCACTGAGCTGCTCGGCGCGAGCCACGTGCCGCTGCGCGGCCCCGAACTGTCCTTGGGCCAGCGCCACGGACGCCAGCCACAACTCCGCGTAGCAGGCCAGCTCGATGTCCCCCGCGGCGGTCGCCCGGCCGCTCAGCAGTTGCAGGTGTTCTGCGGCCTCCGCGTAGGCCCGCGCCGCGCGGGCCGTGATCCCCCGGGCGTACAGCACCTGCAGGTCGGCCGGCGAGGCCGCGTCGGCCGGGCAGGCCGGCGCCTGCGCGAGACACTCCACTGCCCGGTCCAGTTGCCCCAGATACGCCGCGGAAATCGCGCGGGACGCCTGCACGAACACCTGCCGGGTCGGGTGGGCGTGCAGCTGCGCGTAGTCGAAGTAGCTGTCGGCCTGGTCGTCCAGGCCGCGCTCGGCACACACGATCCCCAGGGCGTGCGCAATGGGCGTGATCAGCGGGGTGCCCAGCCGGCTGGCCGCCGCCGCCGCCCACGCCTGCTGCAGCCGGGTGGCCGCCTGCCCCAGGTCCCCTTGCTGGTAGGCCTGCAACCCCAGTTCCCGGTAGGCGAGTGCCTGGTCGCGTTTCCGCAGTGCCTCAAGAGGCAGTGCGCCGATGGTCGCCTGTGCCAGCCCGACCTCCCCCAGCGTCCGGTACAGCGTGGCCAGTTCGATACTGGCCTCCTGGTAGCCCTGCGCGACCGCGTCGAGCAGCAGAACCTTGGCGTCCACCCACTGGCTGGCGTGCATCAGGCACATGGCCGCCCAGCGGCGGTCCTCCGCGCCGGGATGCGCCAGCGTGCGGTACAGCGCCAGGCCCCCCCCGTAATCGCCGGCGAGAATACGAAGGAGAACGGGATTGAGCTCAGAGGCGGGCGAGGGGGCGGGGGAGAGGAACTTCCTGCCTCGAATGGCCGCGTGGGGCATACCTGAATTCACCTTTCACAACCGGGTTGCACAAGAAACGTTGGGGAGAGCGGGAAGGGGCCTGAAGTGAGGGGAGCACGGGCACTGTAACACTGCCCGATCAGGTCGGTGTGACGGACTGCCCGTCACTGTCCCGTGCACACCCAGGACGGGCCCAGCACACCCCCGTCCTAGCGTGGCGGCAGTGCTTTTCAGCGCCTGGCCGGCCATTTCGGACCGGTCCGCGACACGCGAAGGAAGTGACCCTGATGAACAGCCTTCTGGATTACCCCGTCGGCAGCGCCCGCCTCACCGGGCCGCCCGGCCCGGTTCCCGCTCCGTGCCTGGCAACTGGCCCGTCCGCCCTGACCGCCAGCGTGCTGCACGCGGACACCGAGTACCCGGTGGGCAGCGCCCGCCTGACCGGCGCCGCCCTGACTGGCCCGCTCCCCCGGCCCGCCGCCCCCTCCTGACCCCCTGGAGCGCCCATGACCCTGACCCACCCCCCCCGACCGGACACCTGCTGGACCGACCTGCTGCGCCGCTGGCAGAGTCAAACGGACCTCCGGGACCTGGAGGAACTGCTCATCTGGGACCAGAGCACCCAGCTGCCCCAGGCGGCCGGCGCGGACCGCGGCCGCCTGCTGGCCCAGGTGGCCGTGTGGCGCCAGGACCAGCTCACCGACGCCACCTACGGCCGCGCATTGGACGACGAGGGCGCGCACCGCGACCGCTCCCCGGCCCAGCAGCGCCTGCTGGCCCTCGCCCGGCGGGAACGCGACCGGGCCGAGCGGCTGCCGCGCGCCCTGGTGCAGCGCACCGCCGAACTGAACGCCGAGGGGTACGGCACCTGGGTGCAGGCCCGCGCGACCAGCGACTTCCAGCGGGTGGCCCCCGTCCTGGAGCGCCTGCTGGACACCCGCCTGGAAACCGCCGCGCACTTCCCCGAGGCGGGCACGCCCATGGACCATTTCATCGACCAGGTGGACGAGGGCTTCACGCGTGCTCAGGTGAGCGCCCTGTTCGCCGAGCTGCAGCCGGCCCTGCAGGCGATGCTCCGGGCCGCGCCCACGGGCGAGCCCGGACCGGATCCCCTGGCCGGACCCTTTGACGTGGCCGCCCAGCGCCGGCTGGCGCAGCAGCTGATGACGGACCTGGGCTTCGACCCGGACCGGGGCGCGCAGGCGCAG
This is a stretch of genomic DNA from Deinococcus ficus. It encodes these proteins:
- a CDS encoding BTAD domain-containing protein, with the translated sequence MPHAAIRGRKFLSPAPSPASELNPVLLRILAGDYGGGLALYRTLAHPGAEDRRWAAMCLMHASQWVDAKVLLLDAVAQGYQEASIELATLYRTLGEVGLAQATIGALPLEALRKRDQALAYRELGLQAYQQGDLGQAATRLQQAWAAAAASRLGTPLITPIAHALGIVCAERGLDDQADSYFDYAQLHAHPTRQVFVQASRAISAAYLGQLDRAVECLAQAPACPADAASPADLQVLYARGITARAARAYAEAAEHLQLLSGRATAAGDIELACYAELWLASVALAQGQFGAAQRHVARAEQLSAAPKTEAMVLLRRGLLAARRGQDGTAALETAARLFSGPGRRREEGWCWLCLCEAHLALGDDVRAEAALAQALQIRYAVNTSSLAIELDSLPLVRQHLERRGADDARCLLQDERRFSRGGQTQIRLQTMGAARILVNGQTLGLNMARTPELLTYFLTHRKFTLPQLQVALFADHPHKRSKSYIHQVRAELQRLVPGLTIPFDPATRTYTLHLEEHLSLTWDVDVLLGALKTEDPAVILEHIALYEGPFLAEATAEWAEFTRTELQQLVLSRCRAQLDRWKAAGQWVPVLSLCEALQRVEFDEVLCADLVTALEHVHGPEMASARLSALAKRWTAEFGEPSPVLTALMAELAPA